A single window of Pseudarthrobacter defluvii DNA harbors:
- a CDS encoding stealth family protein, translated as MQVRTHTSSSAETAITEAPVQDEVYYGGQASVEEEFHAEITSPAAEQRLSHRPDVTRHKGRYALINDTRTPYQAMVEDLLFMRNVLANAGLEYLLVRGNNDRPVLALDWKDRKKLRAALVEACREEPFYSMTVDAKKKTSVLVADGELSPNRQGRIFRLYRPRVEPVGGFEFGASAGVQIELWAFEGEELILPIENSLTRRTLLRQDAVRGTVERYGHTWPTIENMFADHASDISFDVDIVFSWVDGSSPEYIAARRAQQKGHVLGEGDDHEARFRQINELKYALRSVYMFAPWIRRIFIATDSPAPAWLADHPSVTIVRSEEFFSDPAVLPTHNSQAVECQLHHIEGLSEHFLYSNDDMFFGRPVGPDMFFTPGGITKFIEAETRIGLGENDAERSGFENAARVNRKLLWNRFGRITTRHLEHTAAPLRRSVVGQMEEEFPEEFRKTAASRFRAADNISVTNSFYHYYALLTGRAVTQTAAKVRYVDTTMRSGLKYLPKLLGKRNQDFFCLNDGSFPEISADERAEVVTNFLERYFPIKAPWEK; from the coding sequence ATGCAGGTAAGAACGCACACTTCCAGCAGCGCGGAGACAGCCATTACAGAAGCACCGGTCCAGGACGAGGTCTACTACGGTGGACAAGCGTCCGTGGAGGAAGAATTTCACGCCGAAATCACGTCACCGGCGGCGGAGCAGCGGCTCAGCCACCGGCCTGACGTCACCCGGCACAAGGGCCGCTATGCCCTGATCAATGACACCAGGACGCCTTACCAGGCGATGGTGGAGGACCTGCTGTTCATGCGCAACGTCCTGGCGAACGCCGGCCTTGAGTACCTGCTGGTCCGCGGCAACAACGACCGTCCCGTGCTGGCGCTGGACTGGAAGGACCGGAAGAAGCTTCGCGCTGCCCTGGTGGAGGCCTGCCGGGAGGAGCCCTTTTACTCCATGACGGTGGACGCGAAGAAGAAGACGTCGGTCCTTGTCGCCGACGGCGAACTCTCCCCCAACCGGCAGGGCCGCATCTTCCGCCTCTACCGTCCGCGGGTGGAGCCGGTGGGCGGGTTCGAGTTTGGTGCCTCCGCCGGCGTCCAGATCGAACTGTGGGCCTTCGAGGGCGAGGAGCTCATCCTGCCCATCGAAAACTCCCTGACCCGCAGGACCCTGCTGCGCCAGGACGCCGTCCGCGGCACGGTGGAGCGCTACGGCCATACCTGGCCCACCATCGAGAACATGTTTGCCGACCACGCCAGCGACATCAGCTTCGATGTCGACATTGTGTTCTCCTGGGTGGACGGCAGCTCCCCCGAATACATCGCCGCCCGGCGCGCGCAGCAAAAGGGACACGTCCTGGGTGAAGGCGACGACCATGAGGCCCGTTTCCGCCAGATCAACGAGCTGAAATATGCGCTCCGGTCCGTGTACATGTTTGCGCCGTGGATCCGCCGCATCTTCATCGCCACGGATTCCCCCGCGCCTGCATGGCTGGCAGACCACCCGTCCGTCACCATCGTCCGCAGCGAGGAGTTCTTCTCCGACCCCGCCGTGCTGCCCACCCACAACTCACAGGCCGTGGAGTGCCAGTTGCACCACATCGAGGGATTGTCCGAGCACTTCCTCTACTCCAATGACGACATGTTCTTTGGCCGTCCCGTGGGTCCGGACATGTTTTTCACCCCGGGCGGCATCACCAAATTCATCGAAGCGGAAACCAGGATCGGCCTCGGGGAAAACGATGCCGAGCGCAGCGGGTTCGAAAACGCCGCACGCGTAAACCGCAAGCTGCTGTGGAACCGGTTCGGCCGGATCACCACGCGTCACCTTGAACACACGGCCGCGCCCCTGCGGCGCAGTGTGGTGGGCCAGATGGAGGAAGAGTTTCCTGAGGAGTTCCGCAAGACGGCGGCCAGCCGCTTCCGTGCGGCGGACAACATCTCCGTCACCAACTCGTTTTACCACTACTACGCGCTGCTCACCGGCCGGGCCGTCACCCAGACAGCCGCCAAGGTGCGCTATGTGGACACCACCATGCGGTCCGGGCTGAAGTACCTGCCCAAGCTCCTGGGCAAGCGGAACCAGGACTTCTTCTGCCTGAATGACGGCAGCTTCCCGGAGATCAGCGCGGACGAACGGGCCGAAGTGGTGACGAACTTCCTTGAGCGCTACTTCCCCATCAAAGCGCCCTGGGAAAAGTAG
- a CDS encoding phosphodiesterase has translation MELIEAEHPRPRHFLLHLSDPHLLGGSEPLYGTVDSEARLIQLFDEVKASGARPEAVIFTGDLADKGDPQAYVKLRAIVDPACKELGAQVIWAMGNHDDRANFRKGLLDQPGSDEPVDQSYFINGLRVITLDTSVPGFHHGELSSAQLDWLSRQLETPAPDGTILALHHPPVPSVLDLSVLVELRDQASLAAVVRNSDVRTILAGHLHYSTTASFAGVPVSVASASCYTQDLNVPVGGTRGQDGGQAFNLVHVYEHTIVHSVVPLGSSPTVGEYVSPAETARRLEAAGIRIPESTKQRASARLGISGGR, from the coding sequence ATGGAGCTCATCGAGGCCGAACATCCCCGGCCACGCCACTTCCTACTCCACCTGAGCGATCCCCACCTGTTGGGAGGTTCAGAACCCCTCTACGGAACCGTCGACAGCGAAGCCAGGCTCATCCAGCTCTTCGACGAAGTCAAAGCGTCCGGCGCGCGGCCGGAAGCCGTGATTTTTACCGGCGACCTCGCGGACAAAGGCGATCCGCAGGCCTACGTGAAGCTTCGCGCCATCGTCGATCCCGCCTGCAAGGAGCTCGGTGCCCAGGTCATCTGGGCCATGGGCAACCACGATGACAGGGCAAACTTCCGCAAAGGCCTGCTCGACCAGCCGGGCAGCGATGAGCCGGTGGACCAGAGCTACTTCATCAACGGCCTGCGGGTCATCACGCTGGACACCAGCGTCCCGGGTTTCCATCACGGCGAATTGAGCTCCGCACAGCTGGACTGGCTGTCGCGGCAGCTGGAAACCCCTGCCCCGGACGGCACCATCCTGGCCCTCCACCACCCGCCGGTCCCGTCCGTCCTGGATCTTTCCGTGCTGGTGGAACTGCGGGACCAGGCGTCGCTGGCGGCAGTGGTGCGAAACTCGGATGTCCGCACCATCCTGGCCGGCCACCTTCACTACTCCACCACGGCCAGCTTCGCCGGTGTCCCCGTCTCGGTTGCCTCCGCCTCCTGCTACACGCAGGACCTCAACGTTCCGGTGGGAGGCACCCGCGGGCAGGACGGCGGCCAGGCCTTCAACCTGGTGCACGTCTACGAGCACACCATCGTGCACTCAGTGGTTCCGCTCGGCAGTTCGCCCACGGTGGGCGAGTATGTGTCCCCGGCCGAGACGGCCCGGCGGCTGGAAGCGGCCGGAATCCGGATCCCGGAGAGCACCAAGCAGCGCGCCAGCGCCAGGCTCGGCATTTCCGGCGGGCGCTAG
- a CDS encoding glutathione peroxidase, translating into MNNLQLMRSPRPLYPIPLILNDGTRTNFGQFEGKVVLVVNVASNCGFTRQYAGLEALYGQFRDRGFEVLGVPCNQFAGQEPGTDDEIADFCERNFGVTFTLAAKADVRGRNQHLLYGELTKFRTGLLPGLVKWNFEKFLVSREGNVVARFAPTVEPDSPAVIDAVEQALG; encoded by the coding sequence ATGAACAACCTTCAGCTGATGCGCAGCCCGCGGCCCCTGTATCCGATTCCGCTGATCCTCAATGACGGAACCAGGACGAACTTCGGACAGTTCGAGGGCAAAGTGGTGCTGGTGGTCAACGTCGCCTCCAACTGTGGCTTCACCCGCCAGTATGCTGGCCTGGAAGCCCTCTACGGCCAGTTCCGGGACCGGGGCTTCGAGGTCCTGGGCGTCCCGTGCAACCAGTTCGCGGGGCAGGAGCCCGGTACTGACGACGAAATTGCAGACTTCTGCGAACGGAATTTTGGTGTCACGTTCACACTGGCGGCCAAGGCGGATGTCCGTGGCAGGAACCAGCACCTTCTTTATGGTGAGCTGACCAAGTTCCGGACCGGCCTGCTGCCGGGGCTGGTGAAGTGGAATTTCGAGAAGTTCCTGGTCAGCCGGGAGGGGAACGTGGTGGCCCGTTTCGCCCCCACGGTGGAGCCGGATTCACCGGCGGTCATCGATGCGGTCGAGCAGGCGCTCGGATAA
- a CDS encoding oxygenase MpaB family protein, whose amino-acid sequence MRNVLRSWQDEIKKTFSGKADAPPEWSLRLADGDDAGYHLPGSAVWAVHGSMTPIVGGIRTLLMQALHPGALAGVHDHSNFREDPLRRLANTIRWIFTVTYGSTAAAEEATRRVRHLHGPVQGSYLDNDGGTRAYSANDPELARWIHIAFTDGFLTAHKIWGGPVPGGPDAYVREWAQAGRLMGVEDPPTTEAEMRSQLDRWYGQGELRADGRVKETVEFIRNAPLHPLLKPGYRVLFAAAVYSLEPRYREMLGLSVPRLGPFPLPVRLATKAVLGVVHLALGGIGRRRGPSETAARQRLNRLGEPSANLA is encoded by the coding sequence ATGCGCAATGTCCTTCGCTCCTGGCAGGACGAAATCAAGAAGACCTTTTCCGGCAAGGCTGACGCTCCGCCGGAGTGGTCGCTGCGCCTGGCCGACGGCGACGACGCCGGCTACCATCTGCCCGGTTCAGCGGTCTGGGCAGTGCACGGCTCCATGACGCCCATCGTCGGTGGAATCCGCACACTGCTCATGCAGGCGCTCCATCCTGGCGCCCTGGCAGGGGTGCATGACCACTCCAACTTCCGCGAGGACCCCCTGCGCCGGCTGGCCAACACCATCCGCTGGATCTTCACGGTGACGTATGGATCCACGGCCGCGGCGGAAGAGGCAACAAGGCGTGTCCGCCACCTCCATGGCCCCGTCCAGGGCAGCTACCTGGACAACGACGGCGGGACGCGCGCCTACAGCGCCAATGATCCGGAACTCGCTCGCTGGATCCATATTGCTTTCACGGACGGCTTCCTCACAGCCCACAAGATCTGGGGCGGCCCCGTTCCTGGCGGTCCGGACGCCTACGTCCGGGAATGGGCCCAGGCGGGTCGGCTGATGGGAGTGGAAGATCCGCCGACGACGGAGGCGGAGATGCGCAGCCAGTTGGACCGGTGGTACGGGCAGGGTGAGTTGAGGGCAGACGGCCGGGTGAAGGAAACCGTGGAGTTCATCCGCAACGCTCCGCTGCATCCCCTGCTGAAGCCCGGCTACCGGGTCCTGTTTGCCGCCGCCGTGTACAGCCTCGAGCCCCGGTACCGCGAGATGCTGGGCCTTTCCGTACCACGGCTGGGCCCGTTTCCCCTTCCCGTGAGGCTGGCCACGAAGGCGGTGCTCGGCGTCGTGCACCTCGCCCTGGGCGGCATTGGGCGGCGCAGGGGCCCGAGTGAAACAGCAGCGAGGCAGCGCCTGAACCGGCTCGGGGAGCCGTCCGCGAACCTGGCCTGA
- a CDS encoding DNA polymerase III subunit gamma and tau: MSARIGRVFSVTVTTALYRRYRPDSFADVIGQEHVTEPLMTALRKNRVNHAYLFSGPRGCGKTTSARILARCLNCAEGPTDTPCGVCPSCVELARGGSGSLDVIEIDAASHGGVDDARDLRERATFAPVRDRYKIFIIDEAHMVTSAGFNALLKIVEEPPEHIKFIFATTEPDKVIGTIRSRTHHYPFRLVPPEPLMAYLELLCRQENVPVAPGVLSLVIRAGGGSVRDSLSVLDQLMAGAGPNGLDYELAVALLGYTHASLLDDVVEAIAASDSATVFRAVDRVIQTGHDPRRFVEDLLERFRDLIIVQAMPESAHAILRGMPADQIARLQNQAHNLGAAELSRAADVTNTALTEMTGATSPRLHLELLCARILLPSSEQNERGMAARIERVERRLNYAGNDVGTPASAPPAEAVPAAAPAGVPGIAPGESSPGPRRAQEQVRAQEQASPAQEQARAVREQSRPAQEPATEAAAQSVPAAPASPAGARPASSDGEGARSPLTPPRVSTSDWPVEEPGRIRTPQSPEASGPNRAASPAGAAPNTGAAPESQEHRHAPGQAAGQPAVPQAQEGPHAPVTQVPSAQAAASQPPTGVQAPGNQAPANQTPAHQTPAHQTPGNQAPARQQGEGAPARTAPVAPPAMGDVEVLRRAWPDVLQALSKIKRSTWALVEPNAQVSAFDGTVLTLSFATSGLAGAFGRADHSDNLRQAIHKTVGIDCQINAVAGGTSQASSEPNPKVPASPVVPPTSADVAWGLAPAAAPAHSAPGQSAPTQSTPAQPAPIQPTPGQPASASPAQAPAAAAAQPQAAQQAAPRPSQAPGAAPRTAAPAAPLGGSHDIVTAEGSSATGSGSGSTAVAAGMAMASPAAPPATVASSEVRPAPGVDDQGHQRVEAVQVAASGTGTPANPSGPDSQQSPNSAGGDYSYSDDDWGPPRDEDAPPLDEEPPMDWEPSGRPGNRTTPPSPASGGRQPAGGNGQAARQTHGSTAVARSTDNAAPEAAQSAAQPLGGAHDPWTRAVEQAPGVWVVGDKSNVGAKPVPPSGNDNIGSQANVPHYAPATAQVPPSIPVAPPATAGAAAANGWGPAGSGNGQGASAAESYQASQPEPAPVPEFAMASAAPATISPATPAPAAGAPARAQPVAAAPAAGKTETRQSLYQRLSSSPEAEAGRAKAPARAAAAPSTYVQDIPSADDETIEESGVFGRAAVERILGGKLIEERSPDGNPVMPRY; the protein is encoded by the coding sequence ATGTCAGCCCGGATTGGTAGGGTTTTCTCTGTGACAGTTACTACCGCCCTGTACCGCAGATACCGTCCCGACTCGTTCGCTGACGTTATCGGGCAGGAGCACGTCACCGAGCCGCTGATGACGGCATTGCGGAAGAACCGCGTCAATCACGCCTATCTTTTTTCCGGCCCCAGGGGCTGCGGAAAGACCACCTCCGCCCGCATCCTGGCCCGCTGCCTGAACTGCGCCGAGGGCCCCACTGACACCCCCTGCGGCGTGTGCCCCAGCTGTGTTGAGCTGGCCCGGGGCGGCTCGGGCTCCCTTGACGTCATCGAGATTGACGCGGCCAGCCACGGCGGTGTGGATGACGCCCGGGATCTCCGCGAGCGGGCAACCTTCGCCCCCGTGCGGGACCGCTACAAGATCTTCATCATCGACGAAGCGCACATGGTCACCTCAGCAGGATTCAACGCCCTGCTGAAGATCGTGGAAGAGCCACCGGAACACATCAAGTTCATCTTCGCCACCACGGAGCCGGACAAGGTCATCGGCACCATCCGCTCCCGGACCCACCACTACCCGTTCCGGCTGGTTCCGCCTGAGCCGCTGATGGCCTACCTCGAGCTGCTGTGCCGCCAGGAAAATGTTCCCGTTGCCCCGGGCGTGCTGTCCCTGGTCATCCGGGCCGGCGGTGGTTCCGTCCGTGACTCGCTCTCCGTCCTGGACCAACTCATGGCCGGCGCCGGACCCAACGGCCTCGACTACGAGCTCGCCGTCGCGCTGCTGGGCTACACCCACGCCTCACTGCTGGACGACGTCGTGGAAGCCATCGCCGCTTCCGACTCCGCCACAGTCTTCCGAGCCGTTGACCGGGTCATCCAGACCGGCCACGATCCCCGCCGGTTCGTGGAGGACCTGCTGGAACGCTTCCGCGACCTGATCATTGTCCAGGCCATGCCCGAAAGCGCCCACGCCATCCTCCGCGGGATGCCGGCGGACCAAATCGCCCGGCTGCAGAACCAGGCGCACAACCTGGGCGCCGCCGAGCTTTCCCGCGCCGCGGATGTCACCAACACCGCGCTGACCGAAATGACCGGTGCCACGTCGCCGCGGCTGCACCTGGAACTGCTGTGCGCCCGGATCCTGTTGCCCAGCTCGGAACAGAACGAGCGCGGCATGGCTGCGCGCATCGAGCGTGTGGAGCGGCGGCTGAACTACGCGGGGAACGACGTCGGGACCCCCGCCTCAGCGCCGCCAGCCGAGGCAGTGCCGGCGGCAGCGCCTGCAGGAGTTCCAGGCATCGCTCCTGGTGAGTCGTCACCTGGACCCCGCCGCGCCCAGGAGCAAGTGCGTGCCCAGGAGCAAGCGAGCCCTGCGCAGGAGCAGGCCAGGGCTGTGCGGGAGCAGTCCCGCCCTGCGCAGGAGCCTGCCACTGAGGCCGCTGCACAGTCGGTACCCGCTGCCCCTGCCTCGCCCGCTGGGGCGCGCCCAGCCTCTTCCGATGGCGAAGGGGCCCGGAGCCCACTTACACCGCCAAGGGTCAGCACCAGCGATTGGCCTGTCGAGGAACCGGGACGGATCCGTACACCGCAGAGCCCCGAAGCATCAGGTCCCAACCGGGCAGCCTCGCCGGCCGGCGCAGCGCCAAACACCGGCGCAGCACCCGAATCGCAGGAACACCGGCATGCACCCGGACAGGCCGCCGGTCAGCCGGCCGTGCCCCAAGCCCAGGAAGGGCCGCACGCCCCAGTCACCCAAGTCCCAAGCGCGCAGGCGGCTGCCTCCCAACCGCCAACCGGCGTGCAAGCGCCCGGCAACCAGGCGCCGGCCAACCAGACGCCCGCCCACCAGACGCCCGCCCACCAGACGCCCGGCAATCAGGCACCCGCGCGGCAGCAGGGTGAGGGTGCACCGGCCAGGACAGCACCTGTTGCTCCCCCCGCCATGGGTGACGTGGAGGTCCTTCGGAGGGCCTGGCCGGATGTCCTGCAGGCGCTGTCCAAAATCAAGCGCAGCACGTGGGCCCTTGTCGAGCCCAATGCGCAGGTAAGTGCCTTTGATGGCACGGTCCTCACGCTGTCCTTCGCTACGTCGGGACTTGCGGGCGCCTTCGGCAGGGCGGACCACTCGGACAACCTGCGCCAAGCCATTCACAAGACCGTCGGCATAGATTGCCAGATCAACGCCGTTGCCGGCGGGACCAGCCAAGCGAGCTCTGAGCCAAACCCAAAAGTGCCCGCCAGCCCGGTGGTTCCGCCCACTTCAGCTGACGTTGCGTGGGGGCTGGCTCCTGCCGCCGCGCCTGCCCATTCAGCACCTGGCCAATCAGCACCGACCCAGTCAACACCTGCCCAGCCAGCACCGATCCAGCCAACACCTGGCCAACCAGCTTCGGCCTCACCGGCACAGGCTCCAGCCGCCGCGGCTGCCCAACCGCAGGCCGCGCAACAGGCCGCACCCCGTCCGTCACAGGCTCCGGGGGCCGCGCCCAGGACCGCAGCACCGGCAGCCCCCTTGGGTGGTAGTCACGACATCGTCACTGCTGAGGGCAGCTCCGCGACCGGCAGCGGTTCCGGCAGCACTGCTGTTGCCGCAGGCATGGCAATGGCCTCACCAGCGGCCCCGCCGGCCACTGTCGCGTCCAGTGAAGTGCGCCCGGCGCCCGGTGTAGACGACCAGGGCCACCAGCGCGTGGAAGCAGTCCAGGTCGCCGCCAGCGGAACGGGTACGCCCGCCAATCCCTCCGGCCCTGACTCCCAGCAGTCGCCAAATTCAGCGGGCGGCGACTATTCCTACTCCGATGACGACTGGGGCCCACCCCGGGACGAGGACGCTCCCCCGCTGGATGAGGAGCCTCCCATGGACTGGGAGCCCTCTGGACGTCCCGGTAACCGCACCACCCCGCCCTCCCCTGCATCCGGCGGCCGGCAGCCCGCGGGCGGCAATGGGCAGGCGGCACGGCAGACCCACGGAAGCACAGCCGTTGCTCGGAGCACGGATAACGCAGCCCCAGAGGCAGCCCAGTCCGCCGCGCAGCCCCTGGGCGGCGCCCATGACCCATGGACGCGGGCCGTCGAACAGGCCCCCGGTGTCTGGGTTGTGGGAGACAAGAGCAACGTAGGGGCCAAGCCTGTCCCGCCTTCCGGGAACGACAACATCGGATCACAGGCCAACGTTCCGCACTATGCTCCGGCAACAGCCCAGGTACCGCCCTCCATCCCCGTGGCCCCGCCGGCCACAGCCGGTGCTGCGGCAGCAAACGGCTGGGGTCCTGCAGGTTCCGGCAACGGCCAGGGGGCGTCCGCGGCGGAAAGCTACCAGGCGTCGCAACCCGAGCCCGCCCCGGTCCCTGAGTTCGCCATGGCCTCCGCTGCGCCCGCCACGATTTCACCGGCTACCCCAGCACCTGCTGCAGGTGCACCCGCCCGAGCCCAACCGGTTGCAGCTGCTCCAGCGGCCGGGAAAACGGAAACACGGCAAAGCCTGTACCAGCGGCTTTCAAGCAGCCCCGAAGCTGAGGCCGGCCGCGCCAAGGCACCAGCCAGGGCCGCCGCTGCTCCCAGCACCTACGTCCAGGACATCCCCAGCGCGGATGATGAAACCATCGAGGAATCGGGCGTGTTCGGCCGCGCCGCGGTGGAGCGCATCCTGGGTGGCAAGCTGATCGAGGAGCGGTCCCCGGACGGCAACCCGGTCATGCCGCGCTATTGA
- the recR gene encoding recombination mediator RecR: MYEGAVQELIDELGRLPGVGPKSAQRLAFHILEADPQDMKRLVEAITTVKERVKFCTVCGNVTEQELCNICRDPRRDPAVICVVEESKDVLAVERTRSFRGRYHVLGGAINPIAGVGPEQLRIRELLTRLNDGEIQEVIIATDPNLEGEATATYLARMLKTIGIAVTRLASGLPVGGDLEYADEVTLGRAFEGRRNALG, translated from the coding sequence GTGTACGAAGGTGCTGTCCAGGAGCTGATTGACGAGCTCGGACGCCTTCCGGGGGTGGGACCAAAGTCCGCACAGCGGCTGGCGTTCCACATCCTTGAAGCTGATCCCCAGGACATGAAGCGGCTGGTGGAGGCCATCACCACGGTTAAGGAACGGGTCAAGTTCTGCACCGTCTGCGGCAACGTCACGGAGCAGGAGCTGTGCAACATCTGCCGCGACCCGCGCCGTGATCCCGCCGTCATCTGCGTGGTGGAGGAGTCCAAGGACGTGCTGGCAGTGGAGCGCACCAGGTCGTTCCGCGGCCGGTACCACGTGCTGGGCGGCGCCATTAATCCCATCGCCGGCGTGGGACCGGAGCAGCTGCGCATCCGGGAGCTGCTCACCCGCCTGAACGACGGCGAGATCCAGGAAGTCATTATCGCCACCGACCCCAACCTGGAGGGTGAGGCAACGGCCACGTATCTGGCCCGCATGTTGAAGACGATCGGCATCGCCGTCACCCGCCTTGCCTCCGGCCTTCCCGTGGGCGGGGACCTGGAATACGCCGACGAGGTCACTCTGGGCAGGGCCTTCGAGGGCCGCCGCAACGCCCTGGGCTGA
- a CDS encoding aspartate kinase, giving the protein MSTPTTEVHNATQPQAAPAAGAVTKQLIVQKFGGSSVADAAGIKRVAARVVAAQQAGNEVVVVVSAMGDTTDELLDLAAEVTDSAPAREMDMLLSAGERISMALLAMAINKLGASAQSFTGSQAGMITDGIHGKARIIDVDPHRIRTALDKGNIAIVAGFQGMSRVTQEITTLGRGGSDTTAVALAAALEADVCEIYTDVDGIYTADPRVVPSAQKIDTISSEEMLELAASGAKILHLRCVEYARRFGVPLHVRSSFSKHEGTWVIPSADDKITTQEGVALEQPIISGVAHDRSEAKVTVVGVPDIPGKAAAIFQVIADAHSNIDMIVQNVSTHGTGKTDISFTLPIVEGADALAALHAAQDQIGFEAIEYNEQIGKLSLIGAGMRSHPGVSATFFKALSDAGININMISTSEIRISVVTHADLLDEAVRVIHNAFGLDTESEAKVYGGTGR; this is encoded by the coding sequence ATGAGTACGCCCACCACCGAAGTGCATAACGCAACACAGCCGCAGGCGGCCCCCGCCGCCGGCGCGGTGACCAAGCAGCTCATCGTGCAGAAGTTCGGGGGTTCCTCAGTTGCGGACGCTGCCGGAATCAAGCGGGTGGCCGCGCGTGTGGTGGCTGCCCAGCAGGCGGGCAACGAAGTGGTGGTGGTCGTCTCGGCAATGGGCGACACGACGGACGAACTCCTCGACCTCGCCGCGGAGGTCACCGACTCCGCGCCCGCCCGCGAGATGGACATGCTCCTTTCGGCCGGCGAGCGCATCTCCATGGCGCTGCTGGCCATGGCCATCAACAAGCTTGGCGCCTCCGCCCAGTCCTTCACGGGGTCGCAGGCGGGCATGATCACCGACGGCATCCACGGCAAGGCCCGGATCATCGACGTCGACCCGCACCGCATCCGCACCGCCCTGGACAAGGGCAACATCGCCATTGTGGCCGGCTTCCAGGGCATGAGCCGTGTCACCCAGGAGATCACCACCCTGGGCCGGGGCGGCTCCGACACCACCGCGGTGGCGCTGGCGGCCGCCCTTGAGGCTGATGTCTGCGAGATCTACACCGACGTGGACGGCATCTACACGGCCGACCCGCGCGTTGTGCCGTCAGCCCAGAAGATCGACACCATCTCCAGCGAAGAGATGCTGGAACTCGCTGCCTCGGGTGCAAAGATCCTGCACCTGCGCTGCGTCGAGTACGCCCGCCGGTTCGGCGTGCCGCTGCACGTCCGTTCCTCGTTCAGCAAGCATGAAGGCACCTGGGTCATCCCCAGCGCCGACGACAAGATCACCACTCAAGAGGGAGTTGCCTTGGAGCAGCCAATCATCTCCGGCGTTGCGCACGACCGTTCTGAAGCGAAGGTCACCGTGGTCGGCGTCCCCGACATCCCCGGCAAGGCCGCCGCGATCTTCCAGGTCATCGCCGACGCTCACTCGAACATCGACATGATCGTCCAGAACGTGTCCACGCACGGCACGGGCAAGACCGACATCTCCTTTACCCTGCCCATCGTTGAAGGCGCCGACGCCCTGGCCGCGCTTCACGCAGCCCAGGACCAGATCGGCTTCGAAGCCATTGAATACAATGAGCAGATCGGCAAGCTGTCCCTGATCGGTGCAGGCATGCGGTCCCACCCGGGCGTCTCCGCCACGTTCTTCAAGGCGTTGTCCGATGCCGGCATCAACATCAACATGATCTCCACGTCCGAAATCCGCATCTCCGTGGTGACCCACGCGGACCTGCTGGATGAGGCTGTGCGCGTGATCCACAATGCGTTCGGCCTCGATACCGAAAGCGAAGCCAAGGTTTACGGCGGCACCGGCCGCTGA
- a CDS encoding MarR family winged helix-turn-helix transcriptional regulator — MTATAATEAKTDAAAPANQEEDLLLEHQLCFALTVASRSVVGAYKPVLEKLNLTHPQYLVMLCLWESSPRTVRNISESLAQEPATISPLLRRLEAAELITRRRADGNERALAVDLTPKGAALRQQALRVPGTMMERLGLTREQVAELHASMMGLIAATSQ; from the coding sequence ATGACCGCCACAGCGGCAACGGAAGCAAAGACAGACGCAGCGGCACCAGCAAACCAGGAGGAAGACCTGCTCCTGGAACACCAACTCTGCTTTGCGCTCACAGTGGCCTCGCGCAGCGTGGTGGGCGCCTACAAGCCCGTGCTCGAGAAGCTCAACCTCACCCATCCGCAGTACCTGGTAATGCTCTGCCTGTGGGAAAGCAGCCCACGGACAGTGCGGAACATTAGTGAGTCACTTGCGCAGGAACCAGCCACCATTTCCCCACTCCTGCGCCGGCTGGAGGCTGCGGAACTGATCACCCGGCGTCGAGCGGACGGCAATGAACGCGCCCTCGCCGTCGACCTGACTCCTAAAGGGGCTGCCCTGCGGCAACAGGCACTGCGGGTACCGGGAACCATGATGGAGCGGCTGGGGCTGACCCGCGAACAGGTCGCTGAACTGCACGCCTCCATGATGGGGCTGATTGCTGCCACCTCACAGTGA
- a CDS encoding SSI family serine proteinase inhibitor has translation MRNFRTLAVFLAVTAGLISGCSGTPNGGTSGSAAPSTGPGGSATSSAGSPAASATPSPDTETSAAAPAPATSRPSAGPGQGNAELAITVVPSQGAPEVDYTLVCTSGTPAAESSHPNAAAACAALKANPGIAAPATPGSSQPCTQQYGGPQKATITGMVDGVAVESSFARTNGCEISAWNAAKDVLGAAGGAS, from the coding sequence ATGCGCAATTTTCGGACACTCGCAGTCTTCCTGGCCGTGACTGCCGGGTTGATTTCCGGTTGCAGTGGTACCCCTAACGGCGGCACGTCCGGATCCGCAGCGCCCTCCACCGGCCCGGGCGGCTCCGCCACCTCATCGGCGGGTTCCCCTGCAGCTTCTGCCACCCCCTCCCCTGACACTGAGACCTCCGCAGCGGCGCCGGCACCGGCCACCTCGCGCCCAAGCGCCGGCCCGGGGCAGGGCAACGCTGAACTCGCAATCACGGTGGTGCCGTCCCAGGGCGCACCGGAAGTGGACTACACCCTGGTCTGCACCTCAGGGACACCGGCGGCGGAAAGCAGCCATCCCAATGCTGCCGCGGCCTGTGCCGCCCTGAAGGCAAACCCTGGGATAGCGGCTCCGGCGACACCGGGAAGCTCGCAGCCCTGCACGCAGCAGTACGGCGGTCCCCAGAAAGCCACCATCACGGGAATGGTGGACGGTGTTGCCGTGGAGTCATCCTTTGCCCGTACCAATGGATGCGAAATCAGCGCGTGGAACGCCGCGAAGGACGTATTGGGCGCGGCCGGTGGAGCCTCTTAA